From the genome of Actinomycetota bacterium:
CCGGCAGCCGCGCCCCGAACAGGTGCCCGCCGGCCAGCGACAGGATGGCGGGCAGCAACGTGATGGCCGCCACCACCGCCGTGAGCACGGCCACGGCGCTGGCGTAGCCGAGCGACGCCACCAGGGGGATGCCGGCCACCCAGAGCGACAGGAGGGCGATGATCACGGTCCGGCCGGCGAACACGATGGTGCCACCGGAGGTCGCGACCGCCCGGGCGATCGACTCGTGCCGCTCCATGCCGCGGCCCAGCTGGTCATGGTGCTTGGTGACGAGGAACAGCCCGTCCTTGCTGACCAGCCCCGAGGCGGCGTTGGCGAACGGGTCAGGGGCCGAGGCGACGTGGGGCGCCTTGGACAGCGCCTTGTACGACTCCTCGACCGCCTTCTTGTTGGCCGAGTCGGTGATCTTGCCCTTGGGAACGTGGAAGACGAACGGGCTGCTCCCGTTCTGCTGCGGCGGGAAGCGGCTGGCCAGCAGGTCGGTCGCCTGCTGGCTCTCGGTCCCGGGCAGGCTCAGGTCGTTGCTGGTCTCGGCGCCGACGCGCCACACCACCACATGGACGGCGACGGCCAGGAAGGGCCAGAGCGCGACAACGACGACCGCGCGCCTGACGCACAGTCGGCCAAGCCGGTACAGCACACCGGCCATCTGGACAACCTCCCCCCCACCCCGGACCAGCCGACACGCTCAAGATCCGGACACCAAGACAGGCCGACACCGGTCGGTCACGGCCCTCAAGGCGGGCCGGGTTCGCGGCTCACCGTGGTCGAGGCTGCCGCCGCCCGACCACGAAGTAGGAGATCGGCACGACCCCGGCCGAGCCGATGCCCGCCACCACCGAGGCCCACAGCCACTTCGGGCCCCGGATCTGGCTTGCCGGCCGCCGCTTGATGTCGATCAGCGCCGCCACCTTGAGGACGCCCTCGACCACCGCCGCGGCGATCAGCAGCCCGCGGGTCCGTTCGCTGAGATCGCTCCACTGTCTCCTGGTGGCCATGCCATCCTCCATGCGTGCTCCGGCCATGGACAGTAGCTGAAAGAGCGCCCAGCCGACTGATCCCGCCCAGGGGGAGGTCGTAGGATCGGCCAGTCCCGGTACGACTGGAGGCGGCGATGGTGGGTGAGCTCGGCCTGCTCGGCGTCCCCTCCAGCGCGGCCGCGCACGGACCTGGTCAGGAGAAGGCCCCGGCCGCCCTGCGCCGGGCCGGGCTGCCCGAGCGGCTGGTCGCGGCCGGGGTGCACGTCGTGGACTACGGCGACCTGCCCGTGGTGCGCTGGCGGCCCGACCCGGACCAGCGCCGGCCCCACAACCTCCAGGCCGTGGTCGGCGTGCTCCGCGAGACCAGCGGGCGGGTGGGCGAGATCCTGTCCGATGGACGGGTCCCGCTGATCCTGGGCGGCGAGTGCAGCGTCACCATCGCGGTGATGTCCGCGTTCCGGGACAGCGGCGTCGAGCCGGCCCTGCTCTACGTGGACGGCGGCGTGGACCTGTTCACCCCGGCCACCAACCCGACCGGCATCATCGACTCCATGGGCGTGGCGCACCTGCTCGACGAGCCCGGGACCGCCCCCGAGCTGGCCGGTCTCGGCCCTTCCCGGCCCCTGCTCCGCGACGACCGGCTGCTGCTGTTCGGCTACACCGACTACCCGGGTGCCGAGCACGACGTGCTCGTCCGCCGGAACCTCGCCGGCCTCCCGGCCCGACAGGTCCGCGGACGCCCCGAGCAGGCGGCCGAGGAGGCCCTGGCCCGGCTGCGCTCGTCGGCCGACCGGTTCCTGCTCCACCTCGACGTCGACGTGGTCG
Proteins encoded in this window:
- a CDS encoding arginase family protein, with product MVGELGLLGVPSSAAAHGPGQEKAPAALRRAGLPERLVAAGVHVVDYGDLPVVRWRPDPDQRRPHNLQAVVGVLRETSGRVGEILSDGRVPLILGGECSVTIAVMSAFRDSGVEPALLYVDGGVDLFTPATNPTGIIDSMGVAHLLDEPGTAPELAGLGPSRPLLRDDRLLLFGYTDYPGAEHDVLVRRNLAGLPARQVRGRPEQAAEEALARLRSSADRFLLHLDVDVVDFLDLPVADIPLHNEGLTFDEAMRCLAVFARHEDLAGLVITEFNPDHGAEDGSTTDTLVRGLVGALAQEWRWS
- a CDS encoding MMPL family transporter; this translates as MAGVLYRLGRLCVRRAVVVVALWPFLAVAVHVVVWRVGAETSNDLSLPGTESQQATDLLASRFPPQQNGSSPFVFHVPKGKITDSANKKAVEESYKALSKAPHVASAPDPFANAASGLVSKDGLFLVTKHHDQLGRGMERHESIARAVATSGGTIVFAGRTVIIALLSLWVAGIPLVASLGYASAVAVLTAVVAAITLLPAILSLAGGHLFGARLP